The genomic window GCATATGGTACTAGCAGCGAGCCCTAAAGAAAGTGCTGAGAATTGCCCCTCCTTGTCAGAATCTGTGACTGCGTTCACACGTGCATGCTAGACAGGAAAGGACTAAAAAAATGCCTTCCAACAACACAATTTAAAGAAACATCGCTTGTCAGCCATATCTGAAGTTAAAAAGTTAACTAAGAAAATGGTAAGAAATTTCATTCATGGGCAGATATGTGAATCATCTCTCAGTTTTGTGGGTTTGTTAGTTTAGTCCAAGGAAAGGTATTGCTAAAACCTACTGCTGATGTTGGTTTGCGAGGTGAAGGGACAGAGCATCTATCTGCTGGTCTGATTGAACCCACAGGACTGACACCACGCTAGGATTCGGAGGGCAGAACATCAATGCTTCGGGCAGCTGGGTGGGCTAAACTgtccatttaattaaaaataaaaccagaatgaGCACctatacagggaaaaaaaaaaaaagagaaaaaaaaaaaagaaattaacacgtaacttaaaaacagaataaaataagttaTGTCTCTGACAGGCCAGTAACAacttttatttcacagcagcaaGGCAAACCTTGGAGAAGGCTGTGATATTCCAGGTCTCTGGTAGATTGCGACTCCTCATGGGAGTCCTTGTGCAGAATCCTCGTCTGCATCGCTGTTCGCATCTGGATGTTGGAAAGCCTGTCAAAACATCCCTATTTTTGGTATTAGGTCACATTTCATGTGTGTGTCCAGGGCAAAAACACGAAGCTCACTCAGCACAGAGGCAGTGAGATACtcaagcatggaaaaaaagggCATTTTTATTTGCTCCACTTGCTTTACACAAAGCCTTGCTATTTGCCAGTGTGGAAGTGCAGCAGCAAGACTCATGATAAAACAACCTAACAGGCGATGCagtatgaagaaaaagaaaatattgtatacatgaaaaaaacaaacacaacaaacaagGCTTCTGCTATACAACTTCGTTGGGTAAATATGTTGGAGCCTTTCCAGGAGAATGGTCCCCAGCTGTTACCCTGCCAGAGGCTCTGTGCACACCAGGACTGCTGCCAGATTTAAGATAAATGAACGCCTTATTCTGTAGCCACCCAAAACACCAACGAGACGTGGACTGTTCACATCCTGCTGTACAACCTGCAAGACTTTTGAAAGCTTGGCAACCCAGCAAAAGTCTGGGGCCACCAAAAGGAAACTCTTCTTCTTGGAGCCAGGGTAAGCTCTAGCTGCCTCAGTTTCAAAAGACCTGGTGACAACAAAGTCCAGTTTGGTTCTCAGATTCCCCGAGTACATTGTGATGACCAAAACCTGAATTTATTGCTTGTGAGCTGTGCTGGAGGGAGAACTCAGAATAAATCATCTCATTGTGTACAGACAAGATGCAGCATGAAGAACATGAATGTAGATGCATGTTACAAACTAAAATTTAAGCTGTGTCTTGTGGAAGAATAAGACCTTGGTAAAACACCCCAGAATCTACCGGGATCATCAGGAAGAGTGTGAATTAGGGCACAATGAGATGTATTTCTGGAATACCTATTAATCCACAAAGTAGACTGAATTTACTGAATTACTGAATCTACTGAATCTACTTTCAGTAGACTGAAAGTAGACTTGAGTCAGTGCACTCAAGGCACCAAGCAGCCCTCTGTTATTTTGTCTGTATTATCTTGTTAAGATCTCACAGTCTAGAAGCAAAATACCTTTATTTTCCTGGCCACCCAGGTACTCTGGGCTGGGCTCTTGGTTATGTACAATTTGTTGCTGAAATAGAGATTAATATAAGAAAAATGGCAATAGATTTTGACTTTCCCTTTAATCTACAATGAGTTAAAATGACACCTTGGTCTTACTACAAACCACAAAGACAGATTTTGAAGACAGAGCTCAAGAAACCAAAATGAAGTGTATTCCGGAATGTTCATTTGCTTTTACAATTCATTAGCAAGCATGATGACCTGCTTCTAATCTTAAAATCTTTGCTGAGATCTTAGCTAAAGAGTCAAAAGCATTTCTCTGCCGAAGCATAGAAATGGTATGGCTTCCGTGTTGCTTTCATTATGAGATGTCCAATCTAAGGTAGTTTTCTGGGTAAAATTTATATCGTTCTTAGATGTCAAAATTAATCCTAATGCACTGCACACTCATCTGAACGGCTGCAGGTTGCAAAGTGTCTTTGAAAAAGGATAGAACGGACATGTCATGCAGCAACCGAGTAAATGCAATCCCTGATTAATATGCAAGttttaaaagttcagaaaaTGTCATCATACTCCATAGGTGCTCCCTGTTCTCGGAAAGGtcactgttttgcttgtgtATAAATGTCATTCTACATGAATTTCAATCCAGCAGCTTTTCATAAACTCAAGTCGATGATGATATGTtcaaatatttgtgtgtttcctttaaaactggaggcaaagaaaaaatctcTTCGATCCGTTGACACAGCTGTGAAAGAACGCGGCGCCTGCACATAGATTTCTTTAAATAACCTGAAGATCTTCTTTTCACCATCCCACTGGTATATCTGGGAGAACGTATAGTCACTTCCCAAGGCTAGGTAGTAATTATTCTTAAAGGAGAAAGGCTGCAGCGTCATGGCTCCTCGGGAGGGAAGAGCCTGTATCTCCACGAACTGTTTGCTGTTCCATTTCATTACTCTGGAGTCACCGATGAACCTGGTGAGCGTGATGTACAGGTTGTTCTGCATCCTGAAACTCTTCACAGCCAGGACATCTTCCATGTTGGGGATCTCACTGTGTGGGACAAACTTCTTGGAAGCTTTGTTCCACTGGAGTATAATGGGGACCTGTGAGCGGCTAGAGAGGATTAAATGGGATTTCCCATCTATATCAACAAACTCTGCATCGGTGTCCCTGAACCACTCGTGAAGGGACTGGTAGGAGTAAAACCCTTTGTTATTCCACTTGTACACTGTGGACAAACCTGCTTTGGAACTATCTGCGATGACAAAAAACATCTCACTGTCTATCTCAAAAAGCTCTATATCATTCGGCTTAGAAATGCGAGACACTTCGATATCCTGGAATTTGACAAACTTTGTCCAGCTTTCATCGTACTTGTAAATGTGCGAGCCACCGAAGAGCTGTGCCACCACCACAAAGACTTGGTCACCAACAAGAATGGCTTTACATCCCACTATGGACTGACCTATTGCCCAAAGAAAAGCACATATTAGCACAGTACAATGCACTCTTCAAACCacaaaaatattactaaatCACCCATCCCTTCTTGTAAATCTTCGTCATCTCATAACTGCCTTTTACTACACACCATCAGagcttcttttcttgctttcttctccccGGTAACTGGAAAATTGACTTCAAATTGCACCCCTTAAAAGGTGAACCCTAAAGTGCTCACTACTCTTTATCCAGAATCCTTTGTCCAAATACTACCCAAAACAATTATTTGAGCCAGATTTTGTTACTCAGTAACAACAGTTCTTATCTCTCAACTCAGCAAGAATTTGAAATTCTTTTATTCATGGGATGTCTGTATTTCCAGTTTAACTAGAAgaatgaaatatattctgtttttcttggtcCAAGAGGGCCAGAGTCAGCTTTTTGCTACTGATGCGTCTTGTGGATATCAGTACCACAGCAAGATGAAAAAGATAAATCTAACTCTGTTGTTTCTGAATTTTTGGATTGCGTTAAACTCAAAATATTTAGGACTACTGCAGTTGCCAGATTAAATCATATCAAGTTATGGGCCATTTTAACAATCTCAAGTCACTATACAAGACCCACATCAAAAGGGAACAACTGAACTATTTATTAAATGATTTGTTGCAAGAAAAGAAGTTGTCTCTGAAACAGTTTATGTAGAACTGAATCTGCACAGACCCCTGTGCTTGCTCTATCCCCAGCTGGCCCTCACCCACTGCTGTTTCACAGCTAGCCTGTGATGAGCCATCACCCTTCCAGTGCCAGTAACGTAGGGATTCATCTCCAGTACCATAAAGTATTTGCAGTGTAGACATGACTACTTGAGCTGATCGTTCAGGCTCTTTCTGGTCTAAGTCAAAGAGCTCTCTAGAAAATGGTTCACTTCTTTCTCTGCATATTGAGTATTAAGGCAGTCTTGACAACTAGCTCAGGTCCATATTGTAGAGGGCTAAATTCAGACACCTGAATGCCAAGCATAGAGTTAAAAAtgactcccccccccccccaaagtaCACAACCTGCTCCTAAGCTCTACAAAACACGCTTTAGGCTCCACAAAAAGCTCTTTACACGATTGTAGTCTGCACCTCTCCTGTATTTCAGAGCCCAGCACTTAAGTTGGGTTTTCTGGGAATACAGGACAGTAGTTTGAGAAACGTGTCTCTGCACACGTGCTGGGTGTGGAGCTAGGGCACTAGTTTAGTGGACTTGTAGACTGCCCACCCACACGTATCCTTCAGGCCTATTTCTTTCTACATGCAGCAGAATATTTCTGTCTTCTATTTTGCAGGCACAACAGCGAAGGCTCCTTTAATCTATCCTTTAATTAGTGTGATTTAGGTAGGGAGTAGCTCAGCTGTGACATTCACGTTAGTGTTTGTACCTTGAGAACAACTCACAAGTTCAGACTGAAAAAGCCTTGTTTGTGTGCTATAGCAAGGTTAAATGTGCATGTATGAACAAAATGCACTACTCCATGAAATTATTATTCTACAAATATTGTGAACTTTAATCTGCCAGCTTAAATACAGATGCAGGACAAAAAACATCATCTGGTCCCATCTGTGTGTCTCGCCCTCACAATTTTTCCTTGTGAAATGCCAATAGTTCATCAACAACTGGGATCCCAGTGTTCGTGTACCTGTGATGTTGTCGTAACTCCTGAAATTCATTTCAATGTGATCCCACTCCAGCACCATGCAGTTCTCCATGCTGGGCTGTGCAATGGCTACAAACACATCGTTCTTAGAGTTGAATGTATCCACTGACACTGACTGGTAGGGCAAAATCTGGTGAACAACAAAATCTAGGAATATACATTTACAACAGTTAGGACAGGTCCTTGCTGAAAACACAAAGTTGCTGACTATAAACACTAGAAAATGAGTGATATATTCTGAATTTTGTATTAGCCTAAGATGAAGGTGTCAGTGCTCATGTGAGGCATGCAGCAACAAGGGAAAGTGTCTCCTTGCTTTAAGCATCATGAACTGTCCTCTGGCAGTACAGCTGCCAAGGAGATCAAATAGGTAAATAGTGGCAGAATTCAGATTTTGCAGCTAGGCTGGCTGGCATCCATGAAATCAGGATCATGTTCACATGCTGTCAAAGAGAAGTCTCTTTCCCCACAGCTGGAAGTTGCTTTCCTGTCAAGTAAAATGGCCTTGCTAGAATCACTTTCAAGCTGAGAGACAGCAACTTCCAGCTGAAGTCCAATAACTTCTTAAGACATGCAAATTTAATCACTAGCAATTTGTGTTACGCTAAACCAGGCAGAAAGTGAAATTATATCCAAAGTTTGCCTGGGGATAACCCCATTTTAGCTAGACCATAGACAAAATGGTGTAATCAAAAACTCAGTTAACGTACCGTTTTACAGGGCATTGTAAAGTAGTTTAAGCATAAAATACAACCAACCTGCAAATTACTATCCAGTGGAAAACTTATTCTAGATGCTAAGACTGAGGAGTTGGAACAACCTGTAAAGGCTGGGAGCATAACTccaaaattcaaaatttctgCTCAGGCACCAAGTGCCTGTACATTGAACGTTAAAAGTCACATTGGGCTAAGTGAGTAGCCAACACAGAAccaatttggggaaaaagagcAAACTGGGTCTGAGTTTGATATTTGGCCTGACAGCTTGTCAAGGTCATCGTTATCAGAAAAGGACATCAGTATAGCAGAGCTGACAAAGAGAAGCTGAACCTACTAAGGTGCTTCTGTCTAGAAGGTGGCAGAAAGCCTGCCCAGGAGTTATACGTAGatataaatatacagaaaaggaaatgattaTCCCACAAAGAGtttctctgcagaaacagacagcactcttttaaactctgttctgctctgtgcTTCCACCATTCACTCCTCCTTTGGAAAGCCCTGAACATCCAGGGATTGGGGTGAAATGTTGATTAAGCCCTCACCCTGGTCCCTAACTTCGGTGTGTTATGAAACACACGTCTTCCAATGAAAAATTCATCTCTGCACGCCTGAAAGTCTTTGCTATTGAGAAGTTACACTTCTGGAGAATAAAGGCAGATGACTACCATTACACAAACAGAACAGCTACAACAGAAGTGACAGTCTCCATCCTTTGAGGGACTGTTACGGATAGAGCGTGGGCTTGATTCATCAATGCAGGTAGGAAAACAAAGTTACCTTCATTCCCACTGCGGAAATAAAAGGATTGGAGAAAACTGACAATGTAGgttgcagaaagcagaagtaaGTGATAAATCATGAGAAGTAAAGTATGGAACAGGAACAGATATAGTCACAGaaagttgaaatatttttaaaatcttgagagggggaaaaaaaaacagaacagatctaacactgaaaaaaacatcttaacAGTTTTGAAACACTTCAAGGAAATCTGTGGGTTAAAACATACCAGTCGATGTGTTAAAATCCACTGCTCATTCAGAAATGATTCAGTGTTAACACAGCTATTTTTACTTGTACCTGTCCTTGGGCTCTTTATGGCACTGGACAACTAAAAATGGGTAACAATGTCAGCCATAATCAGTAAAATGCGACAAACCAGCTGGAAATACCAGACTAATGTGGGACAGAGTTACACAGTAAAGAGATGCTGCCACATCGGGCGTGCCAAAAATCTAGGCCTTAGGGGCGATGGAAGAGGAAGGCCTGTCTTCAAGTCTCCTGAAAGCCAAGCTGGGCTTATAACCAAAACACAGCGCCCTTGCACATGATTGCaggagaaacacacacacactaaagTGAAATGTGAAATGAGTTAACCTATTTGCATGATGCAAGCCATGAGAAGTGGGAAAGACAATATACTACCACAGAAAGAGTTAAAAGTGCAGGTCACTGGCACTGCCAATCACTTTCACTGTGAATAAGCGATCAAGAATTTCATCCATTGGCTTTTCCTTTAATTTGGCAGCACCTCTTTTACATCTCCCCTTCTGCCATCACTGTGTCGGTTCAGCAAATGCAATGGAGCCTCCGAGACGCACATTTTACCAAGCAAACTCCTTTGTTACCACATGCTACACCCAGTCATGCTCACAGAGCATCAGAGAGCAGAAACAATGAAAGTCTGATCAAGGCTGGCAAAGGAGGGAAGACGGTGCTAAAGGCTAATGTGAATGAAAGATTTGTAGGCTTTCCTCAGGGGAGCGTGTGCTAAGAGCACTGACCAGCAGTGAGCAGGAAAGGAGAGTATACCTAGGGAA from Anas acuta chromosome 4, bAnaAcu1.1, whole genome shotgun sequence includes these protein-coding regions:
- the LGI2 gene encoding leucine-rich repeat LGI family member 2 produces the protein MAGPRRLLALRATAAGLLVALVALVAVPCGSRRPPAPRCGPPCSCWRESALCVGAAGAPRSLPAGLGSLSLVNGTFSEVKDRMFSHLPSLQLLLLNSNSFTVIRDDAFAGLFHLEYLFIEGNKIETISRNAFRGLRDLTHLSLANNHLKFLPRDVFSDLDSLIELDLRGNKFECDCKAKWLFLWLKMTNSTVSDVLCIGPAEYQDKKLNDVTSFDYECTTTDFVVHQILPYQSVSVDTFNSKNDVFVAIAQPSMENCMVLEWDHIEMNFRSYDNITGQSIVGCKAILVGDQVFVVVAQLFGGSHIYKYDESWTKFVKFQDIEVSRISKPNDIELFEIDSEMFFVIADSSKAGLSTVYKWNNKGFYSYQSLHEWFRDTDAEFVDIDGKSHLILSSRSQVPIILQWNKASKKFVPHSEIPNMEDVLAVKSFRMQNNLYITLTRFIGDSRVMKWNSKQFVEIQALPSRGAMTLQPFSFKNNYYLALGSDYTFSQIYQWDGEKKIFRLFKEIYVQAPRSFTAVSTDRRDFFFASSFKGNTQIFEHIIIDLSL